The Mucilaginibacter terrae region TAGAAGATGATCCATCGCTGCTCGATTTTCTTTCCAAGAGCTTTCATCAGGAAGGCTACCATACTATCAAAGCTAAAAATGGCAAAGAGGCATTAAAGCAACTGGACCAACATGCGGTTGACCTGGTAATTTCGGATGTAATGATGCCTTTGATGGATGGAATGGAGTTATGCAAGGTTATTAAAAACGATATTGATTACAGCCATTTACCGGTGGTGCTACTAACGGCCAAAACCAATACTGATGCCGAAATTGAAGGCCTGGAGAACGGTGCAGATGCCTACGTATCAAAACCGTTTAAATGGAAGCAACTCTCGCTTGTAATTAAAAACTTGCTGGAGTTGCAATCTAATTTAAAGCAGCGTTTTGCCCAAAGCCCGCTTGAGGGCACCGAGATTTTAATTAGCGGCAACCGCGACCAGAAGTTCCTGGAAAAAATTACAAAGATCATTGAAGCTAAAATATCTAACCCGCAGCTTTCGGTAGAAGATTTGGGCAGGGAAGTGGGCTTAAGCCGGTCGAGCCTGTACAAAAAAATTAAGGCCAAAACGGGTTATGTACCTAACGAGTTTGTGAGAATCATCAGGTTAAAAACGGCTGCCAAGCTACTATTGGAGCAAGAACACACAATTGCCGAAATCGGTTACATGGTTGGCTTTAATTCGCCCTCATACTTTAGTAAGTGTTTTTATACCCAGTTTGAGCTTACACCCAGCGAGTTTGTGGAGAAGCATGCCAGTAAATTATGATAATTATTAGCATGCCCGTACTTATATACTATAAAGACGAACGAGGAGAGTAAAGATTAATTGAATAAATCTTATAAAACTTAATAAGGAGTAAACCCACGGTTTAATTAAACAAAAAGAGCATATTCAATCAGTCCTAAAACCTTTAAATATGCTCTTTCTTTGTTTTTTGGTCGGGATGGCAGGACGAACCACGAGCCACTTAAACCTATTATTTTCAAATACTTATATCAAAATCAGACTAAAATAGGCACCGAAGGGGGACATAAAATTTGCAGCCATTTAGCACCATTTATTTGGCATCTGATTATAACGTTTAGTCAATGAACTTTATAACACAAATATAAATTTGTTCGAAAAAACACAAAGCATCTACCTATAGAACAAGTAAAAGTTACTCAAGAACTTTTAACCTTTTGAGCCAATCTGCTATTATCTGTAATGCCTGTGGTGAAAATGAGTCCTTGATAGTGGGATATTCTTGAGTTGTACATTTTTCACAAGGCAAAAACAGATGGTTTAAACCAGCAATGATCTTCGTTGTCACCTTTGTATTCCTACCCTTGGAAGATAGGACTTTCCAGTTAGCCAAATTTTCTTTGTATGATACCATCAGGTCTTTATCACCATTCAACGCCAGTATGGGAATATTCACTTTTTCCAATACCGGTGCCGGATCATATTTTATAAAATAGCGGTACCAAGCTGACGAAGCTTGCTTTGCAAAGCTGTAAATTGGAAACCTAAAATGGTCAAATTCTATATGGCGGGCTTTAACCGCCTCATCATCTGTTTTTTTCCATTGGGTGTAAACGTCAATTAGTTTTTGCTCCATGCTGGCCGAGTCGGCATATTGCAGTGCCGTTTTAAACATAAGCTCGTTAATTGAATTATAACGCTGTTTATCAATATCACTTATTGGAGCAGCATTTACCAAATCACGATTCTGAATGATCAAAGCATCATAACCTTTTAATGCCAGACCGGCTATAGAAACCAGGAAAGCAATACCCGGCGCGCGTGAAGCAGCTAAAGAACATGAAGCACCGCCTTCGCTATGTCCCATGATGCCAATTTTATTAGATATTACTTCGGGGCGGGTTTTTAAATAATTGAATGCCTCTAATACATCATCAGAAAAATCAGCAGTTGTGGCTTTGGAATAATCACCCGTTGATTTGCCAACTCCCCTGTCATCAATTCGTAGCACAATTATTCCACGGCTCGAAAGATAGTTGGCAATATCGGCAAATAATTTATGTCCGGCCATGGTACCATCACGGTCTTGTGCCCCGGTTCCGGATACGAGTATTACCGCCGGAAACATTTTGTTGCCATTGGCGGGTATGGTTATAGTAGCCCCATAAGTTA contains the following coding sequences:
- a CDS encoding alpha/beta hydrolase family protein; the protein is MFLKRKFFFIQLIIIVFLFANVPVAFAQPAQQRVNVNTVPYQADSVTFTGKHTLLTYGATITIPANGNKMFPAVILVSGTGAQDRDGTMAGHKLFADIANYLSSRGIIVLRIDDRGVGKSTGDYSKATTADFSDDVLEAFNYLKTRPEVISNKIGIMGHSEGGASCSLAASRAPGIAFLVSIAGLALKGYDALIIQNRDLVNAAPISDIDKQRYNSINELMFKTALQYADSASMEQKLIDVYTQWKKTDDEAVKARHIEFDHFRFPIYSFAKQASSAWYRYFIKYDPAPVLEKVNIPILALNGDKDLMVSYKENLANWKVLSSKGRNTKVTTKIIAGLNHLFLPCEKCTTQEYPTIKDSFSPQALQIIADWLKRLKVLE